Proteins from a genomic interval of Methanoplanus endosymbiosus:
- a CDS encoding 2,5-diamino-6-(ribosylamino)-4(3H)-pyrimidinone 5'-phosphate reductase, with protein MRPFVFVNLAMSADGKLSTTERRQVKISGKSDFLRVDEIKAGSDAIMVGIGTVTADDPSLTVKSEKLKKERTERGCEENPIRIVIDSEGRTPENAEILHKGPGRRIIAVSEKASDKNLERLSPYADIIVAGKDKVDLAGVMEALSDIDVKRVMVEGGGTLIWSLFEEDLIDEFYTCIGNIIIGGDSAPTPADGTGFIKEENFTRLELIDMEKADEGVLLRWRVKR; from the coding sequence ATGAGACCTTTTGTTTTTGTTAATCTTGCAATGAGTGCAGACGGTAAGCTTTCCACAACTGAAAGAAGGCAGGTAAAAATTTCCGGTAAGAGCGATTTTCTGCGTGTTGATGAAATTAAAGCCGGAAGTGACGCAATTATGGTTGGAATCGGGACTGTTACTGCCGATGATCCATCACTTACAGTAAAATCCGAGAAACTAAAGAAGGAGAGGACTGAGCGCGGGTGTGAGGAAAACCCAATCAGGATTGTTATTGACAGTGAAGGCAGAACTCCTGAAAATGCAGAAATCCTTCATAAAGGCCCTGGCAGAAGAATAATTGCAGTCTCTGAAAAGGCATCTGACAAGAATCTTGAACGTTTAAGTCCATATGCAGATATAATTGTAGCCGGTAAAGATAAGGTTGATCTCGCAGGAGTCATGGAAGCCCTCTCAGATATTGATGTGAAAAGAGTGATGGTTGAAGGTGGTGGTACTCTAATCTGGTCCCTATTTGAAGAGGATCTGATTGATGAATTTTACACCTGTATAGGCAATATTATAATCGGAGGAGATAGCGCCCCCACACCTGCGGACGGCACTGGTTTTATCAAGGAAGAAAATTTCACCAGGCTTGAATTAATTGATATGGAGAAGGCCGATGAAGGTGTTCTTCTCAGGTGGAGAGTTAAAAGGTAA
- a CDS encoding 2-oxoacid:acceptor oxidoreductase subunit alpha: MGLDFSVIIGGKAGEGISSAGLTIARIFSRLGYYVYMDFDHPSLIKGGHNFSVIRASEEKTGSLREGIDILIALDKNTVNIHKKRLKPESTLIFDSDSVKKVSGTPVPAKQIVIDSGGIPVMINSCLLGAFCRTIGLERGFTRSVIRDEMPVKTEKNLEIAMKGYDYVSELCNIPDISEAAGRKKILSGNEAVALGLVYAGLDAYISYPMSPASGILHFLAGNSDSFGIKVIHPEGEIAAVLMAEGFACAGRKAATGTSGGGFCLMTEGLSYAGIAEIPLVIVLAQRQSPGTGAPTYNAQSDLLFASYAGHGEFPRFIAAPANSMQAFSWSVIAMDIAWDFQIPSIILMDRTVCEGIYTFECDLSSAGEISENRNISESSVIHSVPKGEKYERYADSEDGVSPFAPLGTKNAVVKINGKTHFRSGISTGDPEMLQWLADKREKKENSLKSALDKIKCVHAGGTSDSETALICWGSLSMLCEEVAEKFSLKLIQPVVMVPFPEKEMKKELSGIKRIIIAEDNSTGQLSLILKGMGIHADKQILSYKGRQMTVEELSSKISEVL; the protein is encoded by the coding sequence ATGGGTCTGGATTTTTCAGTTATTATCGGCGGTAAAGCCGGTGAGGGAATCAGCAGTGCAGGGCTGACAATTGCCAGGATATTCTCACGGCTTGGTTACTATGTTTATATGGATTTTGATCATCCTTCACTTATCAAAGGCGGCCATAACTTCTCTGTAATCAGGGCATCTGAAGAAAAGACTGGTTCGCTAAGAGAGGGAATTGATATTCTGATTGCACTTGATAAAAATACCGTTAATATTCATAAAAAACGGCTCAAACCGGAATCAACATTAATTTTTGATTCCGACAGTGTAAAAAAAGTTTCAGGGACACCAGTTCCGGCAAAGCAGATCGTTATAGATTCAGGCGGAATTCCGGTTATGATAAACTCATGCCTGCTGGGTGCATTTTGCAGAACCATCGGGCTTGAACGCGGATTCACCCGTTCAGTTATCAGAGATGAAATGCCCGTAAAAACTGAAAAAAATCTTGAGATTGCCATGAAAGGATATGATTATGTCTCAGAATTATGTAATATTCCTGACATCTCTGAAGCAGCCGGACGGAAAAAAATATTATCCGGAAATGAAGCAGTTGCACTTGGGCTTGTTTATGCCGGACTTGATGCCTATATTTCTTATCCTATGTCTCCGGCTTCCGGAATCCTGCACTTTCTCGCCGGAAATTCAGATAGTTTCGGGATAAAGGTTATACATCCCGAAGGGGAGATCGCTGCCGTTTTAATGGCAGAAGGCTTTGCATGCGCCGGCAGGAAGGCTGCAACCGGAACGTCGGGAGGTGGGTTCTGTCTGATGACAGAGGGGCTTAGCTATGCCGGAATTGCAGAAATTCCTCTGGTTATAGTTCTGGCACAGAGGCAGTCGCCAGGTACGGGAGCGCCGACATATAATGCACAGAGCGATCTTTTATTTGCATCATATGCAGGACATGGTGAATTTCCCAGGTTTATTGCTGCGCCTGCGAATTCCATGCAGGCATTCTCATGGTCTGTAATTGCAATGGATATCGCCTGGGATTTCCAGATCCCCTCAATAATCCTTATGGACAGAACTGTATGTGAAGGCATTTACACATTTGAATGCGATCTCTCTTCAGCCGGCGAAATTTCAGAAAACAGGAATATATCTGAATCTTCTGTTATTCATTCAGTGCCAAAAGGTGAGAAATATGAGAGATATGCAGACTCAGAAGACGGAGTCTCCCCATTTGCGCCATTAGGAACAAAAAATGCCGTAGTCAAGATCAATGGCAAAACTCATTTCCGGTCCGGAATTTCAACAGGTGATCCTGAAATGCTTCAGTGGCTTGCCGACAAGAGAGAGAAGAAGGAAAATTCCTTAAAATCTGCACTTGATAAAATAAAATGTGTTCATGCAGGAGGTACATCTGATTCAGAGACTGCACTGATCTGCTGGGGTTCTTTATCAATGCTCTGTGAGGAGGTTGCAGAAAAGTTTTCCTTAAAACTCATACAGCCGGTTGTTATGGTTCCGTTCCCTGAAAAAGAGATGAAAAAGGAACTTTCCGGAATTAAGAGAATAATTATTGCGGAGGACAATTCAACCGGACAGCTATCCCTGATTCTGAAAGGGATGGGTATTCATGCAGATAAACAGATTCTAAGTTACAAAGGCAGGCAGATGACTGTTGAGGAACTGAGTTCAAAGATATCAGAGGTGCTGTAA
- a CDS encoding thiamine pyrophosphate-dependent enzyme, with protein sequence MVKNLITSEQNTWCMGCGNFSVEHSLKEVFAGMRDDSKSLDEVVLVAGIGCHGKIADYLNVNSVYSLHGRAIPFATGIKLADNNLKVICCVGDGDAYAEGLEHLIFAAKRNIDITVIVHDNRVYGLTTGQYTPTSPYHFKGRSTPGGSPERPVNPLSLMLVSGATYIARSYSGRKEHLAGIIRAGIEHKGFSYIEVLQICASYCDMTDSYEEKTEIRNNENLTSYSGAEEIINIWNYDNGKEIPLGEFYQVNKSAYEDEFSPVSDVNSGKTSVTEFLDGI encoded by the coding sequence ATGGTAAAAAACCTGATTACAAGTGAACAGAATACCTGGTGCATGGGCTGCGGGAATTTCTCGGTTGAACACAGCTTAAAAGAAGTATTTGCAGGCATGAGGGACGATAGTAAGAGCCTCGATGAGGTTGTTTTAGTTGCCGGAATCGGATGCCATGGTAAAATTGCCGATTATCTCAATGTAAATTCAGTTTATTCCCTTCATGGACGGGCAATTCCCTTCGCAACCGGAATTAAGCTTGCTGATAATAATCTTAAGGTCATATGCTGCGTTGGTGACGGGGATGCCTATGCAGAAGGACTTGAACACCTCATATTTGCCGCAAAAAGAAATATTGATATTACGGTTATTGTTCATGACAACCGGGTGTACGGCCTGACAACGGGGCAGTACACACCTACATCCCCATATCATTTTAAGGGGAGATCCACACCGGGCGGTTCTCCTGAAAGGCCGGTAAATCCCCTGAGTTTAATGCTTGTAAGCGGAGCCACATATATTGCCCGGAGTTATTCCGGAAGAAAAGAGCACCTCGCCGGAATTATCAGGGCCGGTATTGAGCATAAAGGATTTTCATATATTGAAGTACTCCAGATCTGTGCAAGTTATTGTGATATGACTGATTCTTATGAGGAGAAGACAGAGATCCGCAATAATGAAAACCTTACATCTTATTCCGGTGCGGAAGAGATAATAAATATCTGGAATTATGATAACGGTAAAGAGATTCCACTGGGAGAATTTTACCAGGTGAATAAATCTGCATATGAAGATGAATTCTCTCCGGTCTCTGATGTTAATTCCGGAAAAACTTCTGTAACAGAGTTTCTGGACGGAATCTGA
- a CDS encoding ferritin: MEKLLYHRAQSENQRDKRLKKMAMNPKIEKELNEQIMWELYSSYMYLSMSSWYESIGLKGFANWESVQAQEELEHAMKFYSYIISRGGRVKLQAIKEPPTEWESPLDAFEASLEHEKFVTSRINLLVDLAIEERDHPTNNMLQWYVDEQVEEEANAEEILNQLRLMGVQGNSGLLYMLDKELATRVYTPPATDKKN, from the coding sequence GTGGAAAAATTATTATATCATCGTGCTCAATCAGAAAATCAAAGGGATAAGAGGCTGAAAAAAATGGCGATGAATCCAAAAATTGAGAAAGAGCTTAATGAGCAGATCATGTGGGAATTGTATTCGTCCTATATGTATCTATCAATGTCGTCCTGGTATGAGTCTATTGGACTTAAGGGCTTTGCAAACTGGGAGTCTGTTCAGGCTCAGGAAGAACTTGAACATGCAATGAAGTTTTACAGTTATATTATTTCAAGAGGCGGAAGGGTGAAACTTCAGGCAATAAAGGAACCCCCAACAGAGTGGGAATCCCCTCTTGATGCCTTTGAGGCATCCCTGGAGCATGAGAAATTTGTAACCTCCAGAATTAACCTCCTTGTTGATCTTGCAATTGAAGAACGGGATCATCCGACAAATAACATGCTTCAGTGGTATGTTGATGAACAGGTTGAGGAGGAGGCAAATGCAGAGGAAATTCTGAACCAGCTCAGACTTATGGGGGTTCAGGGAAATTCAGGCCTGCTCTATATGCTTGATAAGGAACTTGCAACGCGGGTTTATACTCCTCCTGCCACAGATAAGAAGAACTGA
- a CDS encoding pyruvoyl-dependent arginine decarboxylase — MTGQFVPKKVFFTSGAGSHPDKLTSFEMALRQASIHCYNIVEVSSILPPKCRIIPKDEGVGMLFPGSITFAILSRLSSSEAGRRITASVGMAIPRDVDNDWGYFAEYQSFDESKETAGAYAEKIADNMYRSISDKVPEKTMNRTKSAVVNDDGDWSTVLAAAVFIME; from the coding sequence GTGACAGGTCAGTTTGTTCCAAAAAAAGTATTTTTCACATCCGGCGCTGGTTCTCATCCGGATAAGCTGACATCTTTTGAGATGGCATTAAGACAGGCATCAATCCACTGCTACAATATCGTTGAGGTAAGTTCAATATTACCACCCAAATGCAGGATTATACCTAAAGATGAAGGTGTCGGGATGCTGTTTCCGGGTAGTATTACATTTGCAATTCTCTCCCGTCTGTCATCCAGTGAGGCAGGAAGGAGAATAACTGCATCGGTAGGTATGGCAATTCCACGTGATGTTGATAACGACTGGGGGTATTTTGCAGAATATCAGAGTTTTGATGAAAGTAAAGAGACTGCCGGTGCCTATGCAGAAAAAATTGCAGACAATATGTACAGGAGCATCTCTGATAAGGTTCCTGAGAAGACTATGAACAGAACCAAATCAGCAGTTGTAAATGATGATGGTGACTGGTCAACAGTCCTTGCGGCAGCTGTTTTCATAATGGAATAA
- the proS gene encoding proline--tRNA ligase, producing MSEEKGTLPSKETFSEWYNEILWRAEVMDVRYPVKGVYVWYPHGFAVRKAVYSVLRELLDRDHEETLFPLLIPENEFMKEAEHIKGFEEEVYWVTHGGTSELDVPLALRPTSETAIYPMYALWVRSHADLPLKLYQIVNTFRYETKHTRPLIRLREITSFKEAHTVHATWEDAKNQVEDAIKIYTEFYRRLCVPVIISKRPDWDKFPGADYTMAADAIMPDGRTLQVGTVHHLGDNFSKTFDISFEDENGDQKLAFQTCYGISERCIAALISVHGDDKGLVLPPEMAPVQVVIVPIIMKKRADEILESAKALEKELKDAGLRVKIDDRPLRPGAKYYHWEMKGVPLRLELGPRDIDNNVVMSANRLGDKASLSRENITEEVKISLETFGESLLNRAEETVKEKIRHADTPDEAGKAVEDGVAVVHWCGCEECANEIEKRLNVSILGNEIRSEYIGDSEGECIICKKAGKPALVARSY from the coding sequence ATGTCCGAAGAGAAGGGCACATTGCCTTCAAAAGAAACGTTCAGCGAATGGTACAATGAAATACTCTGGCGCGCTGAGGTGATGGATGTCAGGTACCCGGTTAAGGGTGTTTATGTCTGGTACCCGCATGGTTTTGCAGTCCGTAAGGCTGTATATTCAGTATTGAGAGAGCTTCTTGACAGGGATCACGAGGAAACGCTCTTTCCGCTTTTAATTCCGGAAAACGAATTCATGAAGGAAGCGGAGCATATCAAGGGTTTTGAAGAAGAGGTTTACTGGGTTACTCACGGAGGGACATCCGAACTTGATGTGCCTCTTGCATTAAGGCCGACCAGTGAGACTGCAATCTATCCTATGTATGCGCTGTGGGTGAGATCACATGCTGACCTTCCGTTAAAGCTGTACCAGATTGTCAATACATTCAGGTACGAGACAAAGCATACCAGACCTCTGATACGTCTGCGTGAGATTACATCGTTTAAAGAGGCACACACAGTTCATGCAACCTGGGAGGATGCAAAGAATCAGGTTGAAGATGCCATTAAAATCTACACTGAGTTTTACCGTAGGCTCTGTGTTCCGGTGATAATCTCCAAAAGACCGGACTGGGACAAATTTCCGGGCGCGGATTACACCATGGCAGCCGATGCGATTATGCCTGACGGAAGAACGCTTCAGGTCGGCACTGTGCACCATCTGGGTGATAATTTCTCAAAGACCTTTGACATCAGTTTTGAGGATGAGAATGGAGATCAGAAGCTGGCATTCCAGACCTGCTATGGCATCTCAGAGAGGTGCATTGCGGCACTCATATCCGTTCACGGGGATGACAAGGGCCTTGTACTTCCGCCTGAAATGGCACCGGTGCAGGTTGTTATTGTTCCTATTATTATGAAGAAGAGGGCCGATGAGATCCTGGAATCTGCAAAAGCTCTTGAGAAGGAGTTAAAGGACGCAGGACTCAGGGTAAAGATCGATGATCGGCCACTCAGGCCCGGCGCAAAATATTACCACTGGGAGATGAAGGGTGTCCCCCTAAGGCTTGAATTGGGCCCCAGAGATATTGACAACAATGTTGTTATGTCAGCAAACCGCCTCGGAGATAAAGCCAGCCTGAGCCGTGAAAATATTACGGAAGAGGTAAAGATAAGTCTTGAAACATTTGGTGAAAGCCTTCTTAACAGAGCTGAGGAGACAGTAAAGGAGAAGATAAGGCATGCAGATACACCTGATGAGGCCGGAAAAGCAGTTGAAGACGGTGTTGCTGTTGTCCACTGGTGTGGATGTGAAGAGTGTGCCAATGAGATCGAAAAGAGATTAAACGTAAGCATACTAGGCAATGAGATAAGATCTGAATACATCGGCGACAGCGAAGGCGAATGTATAATCTGCAAAAAAGCCGGAAAGCCGGCACTGGTTGCAAGATCATATTAA
- a CDS encoding stage II sporulation protein M translates to MFEGNLKRAFIFSLSFFFLFLIFGALAFSQNPESGKAMVETISQNVFLPILTDNSALLAINLFINNTEASVLLFIGGATFGIVTMFILMTNGIIVGFVLQFTMIEKGLPVVLAGIIPHGIFEIPAFITAAGLGFILSESIWREFRGRGDAAAEAGRLGKIFVMTVIPLLIAAAITEAFITPQIINLVSI, encoded by the coding sequence ATGTTTGAAGGTAATCTTAAGAGGGCATTTATTTTTTCTCTCTCTTTTTTCTTTTTATTTTTAATATTCGGAGCACTTGCTTTTTCGCAGAATCCTGAATCCGGTAAGGCGATGGTTGAGACTATAAGCCAGAATGTGTTTCTGCCGATTTTAACTGACAACAGTGCACTACTGGCCATAAATCTCTTTATAAACAATACAGAGGCATCCGTTCTGCTCTTCATCGGTGGTGCAACATTTGGCATTGTTACGATGTTTATTCTGATGACAAACGGAATTATTGTTGGTTTTGTCCTTCAGTTTACAATGATTGAGAAGGGTCTGCCGGTGGTTTTGGCCGGAATTATTCCCCATGGTATATTTGAAATTCCGGCATTCATAACGGCAGCAGGACTTGGATTTATACTGTCCGAATCCATCTGGAGAGAATTCAGAGGACGCGGTGATGCAGCAGCTGAGGCCGGAAGGCTGGGAAAAATATTCGTTATGACTGTTATACCGCTTCTCATTGCTGCGGCAATCACAGAGGCATTTATTACGCCTCAAATCATAAATTTAGTTAGTATTTAG
- a CDS encoding DUF63 family protein, translating to MIGDFIYKYYVGPIVNGEAYTIVDTLTYALILILSVYLVYRWLEKTGISIDRDFILAVIPYVVLGGTLRVVEDTGIIPYPWYVLLITPVIFFAIFFYAIIALIISRFLEKKGIIRRYTHGFAAGGIIAVIASLIPLVWYGMTVSGIHILVMVFILAMAFASSAAVWAVIKYVFKWDFASDILYKLLIFGHMLDASATSFGIDLHEIAYVEQHVVGSALIEATGTAFSMFGLKLVVVIPAIYILEMYRKDGNKALWHLIILAMIMVGMAPGIRDMVRMILYV from the coding sequence ATGATAGGGGATTTTATATACAAATATTATGTAGGTCCGATTGTGAACGGTGAGGCCTATACGATTGTTGACACCCTTACCTACGCCCTGATACTGATACTTTCGGTATATCTTGTGTACAGATGGCTTGAAAAGACAGGGATCTCAATTGACAGGGATTTTATTCTTGCAGTAATTCCCTATGTTGTACTTGGAGGAACGCTCAGGGTTGTAGAGGATACAGGAATTATTCCGTACCCGTGGTATGTTCTGCTGATAACTCCGGTGATATTCTTTGCAATATTCTTCTATGCAATAATTGCCCTGATAATATCCAGATTTCTCGAAAAGAAGGGAATTATCAGGAGATATACTCATGGTTTCGCAGCCGGAGGAATAATCGCCGTTATTGCTTCACTCATCCCGCTTGTCTGGTATGGAATGACTGTTTCAGGCATTCACATATTGGTTATGGTTTTTATTCTGGCTATGGCTTTTGCATCATCAGCAGCAGTCTGGGCAGTGATAAAATACGTCTTTAAATGGGATTTTGCATCCGATATTCTCTACAAACTGCTGATATTCGGGCATATGCTTGATGCCAGCGCCACGAGCTTTGGAATCGATCTCCATGAGATAGCATATGTTGAACAGCATGTTGTAGGCTCTGCACTGATTGAGGCAACCGGAACTGCATTTTCAATGTTCGGACTGAAGCTTGTAGTAGTAATTCCTGCGATTTATATCCTTGAGATGTACAGAAAAGATGGTAACAAAGCACTGTGGCATCTGATAATTCTTGCAATGATAATGGTTGGAATGGCCCCCGGAATCAGGGATATGGTCAGGATGATTCTGTATGTTTGA
- a CDS encoding NAD(P)-dependent glycerol-1-phosphate dehydrogenase: MSAEGIKVLKKPQFDKSKWLQMPRDVIIGHDSVEQIPKVCEDLRTGNSALIISGRNTMKAAGGRVRDLLEEKYDVSVFIIDAISEQSIVDAEDAASDSDFLIGVGGGKPIDVAKIASYNLEKHFISVPTAASHDGIASSRASVPIEGGRVSLDAHPPIAIVADTAIVSKAPHRLTASGCADVISNYTAILDWELAHRLRGETISEYAIALSKMTAEILVKNANVIKPGSEEGAWMVLKALFSSGIAMSIAGSSRPASGGEHKFSHALDILSPNIGLHGEQCGIGSIMTMYLHGGDWRWIRNSLRAIGAPVTPKELGIEDEVAVEALMMARNIRPERFTVLDMGLERDCAEKLVKMLYKD; this comes from the coding sequence ATGAGCGCAGAAGGTATAAAAGTACTCAAAAAACCGCAATTTGACAAATCCAAATGGCTTCAGATGCCTCGCGATGTCATAATCGGTCATGATTCGGTGGAACAGATTCCAAAAGTCTGTGAAGATCTGAGAACCGGCAATTCTGCGCTGATAATATCCGGCAGAAATACCATGAAAGCCGCAGGAGGGCGTGTCCGGGATCTTTTAGAAGAGAAATATGACGTATCTGTCTTTATAATTGATGCAATATCAGAACAGAGCATAGTGGACGCTGAAGATGCCGCATCTGATTCCGATTTTCTAATAGGTGTGGGAGGCGGAAAACCGATAGATGTAGCTAAAATTGCCTCATATAATCTTGAAAAACATTTTATCAGTGTCCCTACAGCGGCATCCCATGACGGGATCGCCTCTTCGCGTGCGTCAGTACCGATTGAAGGGGGCAGGGTCTCGCTGGATGCGCACCCTCCGATTGCAATCGTGGCTGATACTGCAATAGTTTCAAAGGCACCGCACAGGCTTACTGCATCAGGGTGCGCAGATGTCATCTCCAATTATACAGCCATTCTTGACTGGGAACTGGCACACAGACTGAGGGGCGAGACTATCAGTGAATATGCCATTGCTCTCTCAAAGATGACAGCAGAAATTCTTGTAAAAAATGCAAACGTGATAAAACCCGGTTCTGAAGAAGGGGCATGGATGGTCTTAAAGGCGCTCTTCTCGTCCGGAATTGCGATGAGTATTGCAGGTTCATCAAGGCCTGCAAGCGGCGGTGAGCACAAGTTCAGCCACGCGCTGGACATACTGTCTCCCAACATCGGTCTTCACGGGGAGCAGTGCGGGATAGGTTCAATAATGACAATGTACCTGCATGGCGGAGACTGGCGGTGGATAAGAAACTCCCTTCGCGCAATTGGTGCACCAGTAACTCCAAAGGAACTTGGCATTGAGGATGAAGTTGCAGTTGAGGCTCTTATGATGGCACGAAATATCCGCCCGGAAAGATTTACTGTTCTTGATATGGGCCTTGAAAGGGACTGTGCCGAAAAACTTGTAAAAATGCTTTACAAGGATTAA
- a CDS encoding UPF0179 family protein, translating to MSENAVIITLIGKNLTEMGLEFIYKGELETCEGCRMFKVCNNLVPKRRYRIVGIRGNTVHSCNIHNSGVCAVEVIEPPVIALIESKRAIPKSEIIFNQTCPNLTCELYDLCFPEGVIEGERYLVSGVFEENDQPCAMSRKLRKVELTPL from the coding sequence ATGTCTGAAAATGCTGTAATTATAACGCTGATTGGCAAAAACCTCACAGAAATGGGCCTTGAATTTATTTATAAAGGGGAACTTGAAACATGCGAAGGATGCAGGATGTTTAAGGTCTGCAATAATCTGGTACCAAAAAGAAGATATCGCATTGTCGGAATCAGGGGAAATACAGTCCATTCCTGTAATATCCATAACTCCGGAGTCTGTGCTGTAGAGGTCATTGAACCTCCGGTCATTGCCCTCATTGAATCAAAACGGGCAATTCCAAAATCTGAAATAATATTCAATCAGACATGCCCGAATCTCACATGCGAACTTTACGACCTCTGTTTTCCGGAAGGTGTAATTGAGGGTGAACGATATCTTGTATCGGGAGTATTTGAGGAGAACGATCAGCCATGTGCGATGAGCCGGAAGTTAAGAAAAGTTGAACTGACACCACTCTGA
- a CDS encoding ADP-ribosylglycohydrolase family protein, protein MSFISEIMKKAGALVGLSVGDALGAAFEGLKPENKPVYDIIPGGVHKLKGGEVTDDTYLALAVAKSLIKYGKLVYDETALLMAESFRIHRNFFGPTSAKVFEAVLAGKSAFRISKEVYEAGGGRTDGSVMRGAPVGIFYSPAKVRTMSILYSQMTHYHPVACECSAFVNLMISCMCRGCNRREAYYRALSECRNEDVLGKLSQLKKIRLNPSIDALDATHCAVAFFMQGNSFEEAVSDAASVGGDTDTIAAITGALCGAEYGYSSIPERWLCRLIIREEIQKTAFELAEVSEK, encoded by the coding sequence GTGAGCTTTATATCAGAGATAATGAAAAAAGCGGGGGCACTGGTGGGTTTATCTGTTGGCGATGCGTTAGGTGCGGCCTTTGAGGGCTTAAAACCGGAAAATAAGCCAGTATATGATATAATTCCGGGGGGTGTGCATAAACTGAAGGGCGGAGAGGTTACAGATGACACATATCTTGCCTTAGCAGTCGCAAAATCGCTGATTAAGTATGGAAAACTCGTATATGATGAAACTGCGCTCTTAATGGCTGAAAGTTTCAGGATTCACAGGAACTTCTTCGGCCCTACATCTGCAAAAGTATTTGAAGCAGTATTAGCTGGCAAATCTGCATTTCGCATCTCTAAAGAGGTTTACGAAGCAGGGGGCGGGAGGACAGACGGCAGTGTTATGAGGGGTGCGCCGGTGGGGATTTTCTACAGTCCGGCAAAAGTCAGGACCATGAGTATTCTTTATTCACAGATGACACATTATCATCCTGTGGCCTGTGAATGCTCGGCTTTTGTGAATCTGATGATTAGCTGCATGTGCAGGGGCTGTAACAGGAGAGAGGCATACTATCGCGCACTTTCAGAATGCAGAAATGAAGACGTACTGGGAAAACTTTCGCAGCTTAAGAAAATAAGACTTAATCCTTCCATTGATGCGCTGGATGCAACGCACTGTGCAGTCGCTTTTTTTATGCAGGGAAATTCATTTGAAGAGGCGGTTTCAGATGCAGCATCTGTCGGAGGCGACACTGATACCATAGCTGCAATTACCGGAGCATTGTGCGGCGCTGAATATGGCTATAGTTCCATCCCGGAAAGATGGCTGTGCAGGCTGATAATCAGGGAAGAGATCCAAAAAACGGCTTTTGAACTTGCAGAAGTCTCTGAAAAATAA
- a CDS encoding UPF0058 family protein produces MLLVQVKKYYESINCDEVLTERYDNLKISPVHIHKNKICHKEAILTLGDELVGYIRSRGMPAVEYLPGAGSEEVAVEH; encoded by the coding sequence ATGCTTTTAGTTCAGGTAAAAAAATATTATGAGTCCATAAACTGTGACGAAGTTCTGACCGAGAGATATGACAATCTAAAAATATCGCCGGTTCATATCCACAAGAACAAGATCTGTCATAAAGAGGCCATTTTAACTCTTGGTGATGAACTTGTCGGATATATTCGGAGCAGAGGTATGCCCGCGGTTGAATACTTACCGGGTGCAGGTTCAGAAGAGGTTGCTGTTGAACACTGA